In a single window of the Heliangelus exortis chromosome 1, bHelExo1.hap1, whole genome shotgun sequence genome:
- the HCFC2 gene encoding host cell factor 2 isoform X3, with amino-acid sequence MAAAAAGLSWRRVSSFTGPVPRSRHGHRAVAIRELVIIFGGGNEGIADELHVYNTATNQWFLPAVRGDIPPGCAAHGFVCDGTRILVFGGMVEYGRYSNDLYELQASRWLWKKVKPQAPSTGSPPCPRLGHSFSLYGNKCYLFGGLANESEDSNNNVPRYLNDFYELELQHGSGVVGWSIPVTKGTLPSPRESHTAIVYCRKDLGSPKIYIFGGMCGCRLNDLWELDIETMTWSRPETKGTVPLPRSLHTANVIGNKMYVFGGWVPQSAGGEISAHDGEWKCTGSFSYLNLDTAEWIGLISDCQEDKSNLLPGPRAGHCAVAVGTRLYIWSGRDGYRKAWNNQVCCKDLWYLDTEKPPAPSQVQLIRATTNSFQVKWDEVPTVEGYLLQLHADSPSVAGMPGTGVPETSVLSSQGGSSLHPSPQPLPSVPYPEMKVDHPSQTNNVIPNNVQVSLSSNSLLKVEGKEKVAAPENKITQETMKNHADATGFKEPNAPSLLPVCTSSAQASTNVGEFHDLDKRTVNPDASVSSTLSSTQTMVTQQAVKTESSSTNGAVVKDETSLTTFNSKSEAAETAYIMPSTRVSTGQTNDSHSSKTPQRQMAAVKTRDRQWYDVGIFKNNNAVVSQFYLLPEEMLTLSNKMENADVLDYRLLKKQDLFPGTVYRFRVAAINGCGVGPFSKVSEFKTCIPGFPGAPSTVKITKSVDCIHLSWEPPASPSGNILEYSAYLAIRSTQLQENPSQLVFMRIYCGLKTSCIVTAAQLANAHVDYTSRPAIVFRISAKNERGYGPATQVRWLQGKAGGRCSI; translated from the exons CAACAAATCAGTGGTTCCTTCCTGCTGTAAGGGGAGATATTCCTCCAGGCTGTGCAGCACACGGATTTGTTTGTGATGGTACCAGAATACTAGTTTTTGGAGGAATGGTTGAATATGGAAGATACAGTAATGATTTATATGAATTACAG GCAAGTCGATGGCTctggaaaaaagtaaaacctcAAGCTCCTTCCACTGGATCACCACCTTGTCCTCGACTTGGCCACAGTTTTTCTTTATATGGTAACAAGTGCTATTTATTTGGTGGCCTGGCAAATGAAAGTGAGGATTCAAATAATAATGTTCCCAG ATACTTAAATGATTTCTATGAACTGGAGCTGCAACATGGTTCTGGAGTTGTTGGCTGGAGTATTCCTGTGACCAAAGGGACCTTGCCATCTCCCCGGGAATCTCACACAGCCATCGTATACTGCAGAAAAGATTTAGGAAGTCCaaagatttatatttttggAGGGATGTGTGGCTGTCGGCTCAATGATCTCTGGGAACTTGACATAG aaaccaTGACCTGGTCAAGACCAGAAACTAAAGGGACAGTGCCACTTCCTCGCAGTCTCCATACAGCCAATGTAATAGGAAACAA aaTGTATGTTTTTGGTGGATGGGTTCCACAGTCAGCAGGAGGTGAAATTTCTGCTCATGATGGTGAATGGAAATGTACCGGTTCATTTTCTTATCTTAATTTGG ATACGGCAGAATGGATAGGTCTGATCTCAGATTGCCAGGAGGACAAAAGTAACTTGTTACCAGGGCCAAGAGCAGGACACTGTGCTGTAGCAGTTGGCACTCGTCTCTATATCTGGAGTGGTAGAGATGGTTACAGAAAAGCTTGGAACAATCAAGTTTGCTGCAAAGATCTTTGGTACCTTGATACTG AGAAACCTCCAGCACCATCACAAGTACAGCTGATTAGAGCTACAACCAACTCTTTTCAAGTGAAATGGGATGAAGTGCCTACAGTTGAAGGTTATCTTCTTCAGTTACATGCTGACTCACCATCAGTGGCTGGAATGCCTGGGACTGGGGTTCCGGAGACATCCGTGCTGAGTTCACAAG GTGGCTCTTCTCTACATCCAAGTCCACAACCATTGCCTAGTGTTCCTTATCCAGAAATGAAGGTGGATCATCCCAGCCAAACAAATAATGTCATTCCTAATAAT GTCCAAGTTTCCCTTTCATCCAACTCATTATTAaaagtagaaggaaaagaaaaggttgCAGCACCTGAAAACAAGATTACACAGGAGACTATGAAAAACCATGCAGATGCTACAGGATTCAAAGAACCAAATGCCCCTTCTCTGTTGCCCGTTTGTACATCAA gtgctCAGGCTTCCACAAATGTAGGTGAATTTCATGACTTGGACAAACGAACTGTAAATCCTGATGCTTCTGTCTCCAGTACCCTCTCCAGCACTCAAACTATGGTAACCCAGCAGGCTGTTAAAACTGAGTCATCAAGTACAAATGGGGCGGTTGTTAAAGATGAAACTTCACTAACAACATTCAATTCAAAATCTGAAG CTGCTGAAACTGCTTATATCATGCCTTCGACAAGGGTCAGTACTGGACAGACAAATGATTCACATTCCTCA AAAACTCCACAAAGACAAATGGCAGCGGTGAAAACACGAGACCGGCAGTGGTATGATGTTGGAATTTTTAAGAACAACAATGCTGTGGTGAGCCAGTTCTACTTGCTGCCAGAGGAAATGCTGACCCTCTCTAACAAG atggaaaatgCAGATGTACTAGACTACAGATTACTTAAGAAGCAGGATCTTTTCCCAGGCACAGTGTATAGGTTCAGAGTTGCTGCAATTAATGGCTGTGGCGTTGGGCCTTTCAGTAAAGTCAGTGAATTCAAGACTTGCATTCCGGGTTTTCCTGGAGCTCCCTCAACAGTCAAAATCACCAAG AGTGTAGACTGTATTCATCTCTCTTGGGAGCCTCCTGCCTCACcctctggaaatattttagaatattcTGCCTACTTAGCAATACGTTCCACGCAATTGCAGGAAAATCCAAGTCAGCTTGTATTTATGAGAATATACTGTGGTCTTAAAACATCATGTATAGTGACTGCTGCCCAGCTTGCTAATGCTCATGTGGATTACACTTCCCGACCTGCAATAGTGTTCAGAATCTCTGCAAAGAATGAGAGAGGATACGGACCAGCCACGCAAGTTCGATGGCTTCAAGGTAAAGCTGGTGGCAGATGCAGCATTTAA
- the HCFC2 gene encoding host cell factor 2 isoform X2 — MAAAAAGLSWRRVSSFTGPVPRSRHGHRAVAIRELVIIFGGGNEGIADELHVYNTATNQWFLPAVRGDIPPGCAAHGFVCDGTRILVFGGMVEYGRYSNDLYELQASRWLWKKVKPQAPSTGSPPCPRLGHSFSLYGNKCYLFGGLANESEDSNNNVPRYLNDFYELELQHGSGVVGWSIPVTKGTLPSPRESHTAIVYCRKDLGSPKIYIFGGMCGCRLNDLWELDIETMTWSRPETKGTVPLPRSLHTANVIGNKMYVFGGWVPQSAGGEISAHDGEWKCTGSFSYLNLDTAEWIGLISDCQEDKSNLLPGPRAGHCAVAVGTRLYIWSGRDGYRKAWNNQVCCKDLWYLDTEKPPAPSQVQLIRATTNSFQVKWDEVPTVEGYLLQLHADSPSVAGMPGTGVPETSVLSSQGGSSLHPSPQPLPSVPYPEMKVDHPSQTNNVIPNNVQVSLSSNSLLKVEGKEKVAAPENKITQETMKNHADATGFKEPNAPSLLPVCAQASTNVGEFHDLDKRTVNPDASVSSTLSSTQTMVTQQAVKTESSSTNGAVVKDETSLTTFNSKSEAAETAYIMPSTRVSTGQTNDSHSSKTPQRQMAAVKTRDRQWYDVGIFKNNNAVVSQFYLLPEEMLTLSNKMENADVLDYRLLKKQDLFPGTVYRFRVAAINGCGVGPFSKVSEFKTCIPGFPGAPSTVKITKSVDCIHLSWEPPASPSGNILEYSAYLAIRSTQLQENPSQLVFMRIYCGLKTSCIVTAAQLANAHVDYTSRPAIVFRISAKNERGYGPATQVRWLQGVRVQTSHFCPSLEKGMIQRKA, encoded by the exons CAACAAATCAGTGGTTCCTTCCTGCTGTAAGGGGAGATATTCCTCCAGGCTGTGCAGCACACGGATTTGTTTGTGATGGTACCAGAATACTAGTTTTTGGAGGAATGGTTGAATATGGAAGATACAGTAATGATTTATATGAATTACAG GCAAGTCGATGGCTctggaaaaaagtaaaacctcAAGCTCCTTCCACTGGATCACCACCTTGTCCTCGACTTGGCCACAGTTTTTCTTTATATGGTAACAAGTGCTATTTATTTGGTGGCCTGGCAAATGAAAGTGAGGATTCAAATAATAATGTTCCCAG ATACTTAAATGATTTCTATGAACTGGAGCTGCAACATGGTTCTGGAGTTGTTGGCTGGAGTATTCCTGTGACCAAAGGGACCTTGCCATCTCCCCGGGAATCTCACACAGCCATCGTATACTGCAGAAAAGATTTAGGAAGTCCaaagatttatatttttggAGGGATGTGTGGCTGTCGGCTCAATGATCTCTGGGAACTTGACATAG aaaccaTGACCTGGTCAAGACCAGAAACTAAAGGGACAGTGCCACTTCCTCGCAGTCTCCATACAGCCAATGTAATAGGAAACAA aaTGTATGTTTTTGGTGGATGGGTTCCACAGTCAGCAGGAGGTGAAATTTCTGCTCATGATGGTGAATGGAAATGTACCGGTTCATTTTCTTATCTTAATTTGG ATACGGCAGAATGGATAGGTCTGATCTCAGATTGCCAGGAGGACAAAAGTAACTTGTTACCAGGGCCAAGAGCAGGACACTGTGCTGTAGCAGTTGGCACTCGTCTCTATATCTGGAGTGGTAGAGATGGTTACAGAAAAGCTTGGAACAATCAAGTTTGCTGCAAAGATCTTTGGTACCTTGATACTG AGAAACCTCCAGCACCATCACAAGTACAGCTGATTAGAGCTACAACCAACTCTTTTCAAGTGAAATGGGATGAAGTGCCTACAGTTGAAGGTTATCTTCTTCAGTTACATGCTGACTCACCATCAGTGGCTGGAATGCCTGGGACTGGGGTTCCGGAGACATCCGTGCTGAGTTCACAAG GTGGCTCTTCTCTACATCCAAGTCCACAACCATTGCCTAGTGTTCCTTATCCAGAAATGAAGGTGGATCATCCCAGCCAAACAAATAATGTCATTCCTAATAAT GTCCAAGTTTCCCTTTCATCCAACTCATTATTAaaagtagaaggaaaagaaaaggttgCAGCACCTGAAAACAAGATTACACAGGAGACTATGAAAAACCATGCAGATGCTACAGGATTCAAAGAACCAAATGCCCCTTCTCTGTTGCCCGTTT gtgctCAGGCTTCCACAAATGTAGGTGAATTTCATGACTTGGACAAACGAACTGTAAATCCTGATGCTTCTGTCTCCAGTACCCTCTCCAGCACTCAAACTATGGTAACCCAGCAGGCTGTTAAAACTGAGTCATCAAGTACAAATGGGGCGGTTGTTAAAGATGAAACTTCACTAACAACATTCAATTCAAAATCTGAAG CTGCTGAAACTGCTTATATCATGCCTTCGACAAGGGTCAGTACTGGACAGACAAATGATTCACATTCCTCA AAAACTCCACAAAGACAAATGGCAGCGGTGAAAACACGAGACCGGCAGTGGTATGATGTTGGAATTTTTAAGAACAACAATGCTGTGGTGAGCCAGTTCTACTTGCTGCCAGAGGAAATGCTGACCCTCTCTAACAAG atggaaaatgCAGATGTACTAGACTACAGATTACTTAAGAAGCAGGATCTTTTCCCAGGCACAGTGTATAGGTTCAGAGTTGCTGCAATTAATGGCTGTGGCGTTGGGCCTTTCAGTAAAGTCAGTGAATTCAAGACTTGCATTCCGGGTTTTCCTGGAGCTCCCTCAACAGTCAAAATCACCAAG AGTGTAGACTGTATTCATCTCTCTTGGGAGCCTCCTGCCTCACcctctggaaatattttagaatattcTGCCTACTTAGCAATACGTTCCACGCAATTGCAGGAAAATCCAAGTCAGCTTGTATTTATGAGAATATACTGTGGTCTTAAAACATCATGTATAGTGACTGCTGCCCAGCTTGCTAATGCTCATGTGGATTACACTTCCCGACCTGCAATAGTGTTCAGAATCTCTGCAAAGAATGAGAGAGGATACGGACCAGCCACGCAAGTTCGATGGCTTCAAG GTGTACGTGTACAAACTTCCCATTTCTGCCCTTCTTTAGAAAAGGGGATGATTCAGAGAAAAGCGTGA
- the HCFC2 gene encoding host cell factor 2 isoform X7: protein MVEYGRYSNDLYELQASRWLWKKVKPQAPSTGSPPCPRLGHSFSLYGNKCYLFGGLANESEDSNNNVPRYLNDFYELELQHGSGVVGWSIPVTKGTLPSPRESHTAIVYCRKDLGSPKIYIFGGMCGCRLNDLWELDIETMTWSRPETKGTVPLPRSLHTANVIGNKMYVFGGWVPQSAGGEISAHDGEWKCTGSFSYLNLDTAEWIGLISDCQEDKSNLLPGPRAGHCAVAVGTRLYIWSGRDGYRKAWNNQVCCKDLWYLDTEKPPAPSQVQLIRATTNSFQVKWDEVPTVEGYLLQLHADSPSVAGMPGTGVPETSVLSSQGGSSLHPSPQPLPSVPYPEMKVDHPSQTNNVIPNNVQVSLSSNSLLKVEGKEKVAAPENKITQETMKNHADATGFKEPNAPSLLPVCTSSAQASTNVGEFHDLDKRTVNPDASVSSTLSSTQTMVTQQAVKTESSSTNGAVVKDETSLTTFNSKSEAAETAYIMPSTRVSTGQTNDSHSSKTPQRQMAAVKTRDRQWYDVGIFKNNNAVVSQFYLLPEEMLTLSNKMENADVLDYRLLKKQDLFPGTVYRFRVAAINGCGVGPFSKVSEFKTCIPGFPGAPSTVKITKSVDCIHLSWEPPASPSGNILEYSAYLAIRSTQLQENPSQLVFMRIYCGLKTSCIVTAAQLANAHVDYTSRPAIVFRISAKNERGYGPATQVRWLQGVRVQTSHFCPSLEKGMIQRKA from the exons ATGGTTGAATATGGAAGATACAGTAATGATTTATATGAATTACAG GCAAGTCGATGGCTctggaaaaaagtaaaacctcAAGCTCCTTCCACTGGATCACCACCTTGTCCTCGACTTGGCCACAGTTTTTCTTTATATGGTAACAAGTGCTATTTATTTGGTGGCCTGGCAAATGAAAGTGAGGATTCAAATAATAATGTTCCCAG ATACTTAAATGATTTCTATGAACTGGAGCTGCAACATGGTTCTGGAGTTGTTGGCTGGAGTATTCCTGTGACCAAAGGGACCTTGCCATCTCCCCGGGAATCTCACACAGCCATCGTATACTGCAGAAAAGATTTAGGAAGTCCaaagatttatatttttggAGGGATGTGTGGCTGTCGGCTCAATGATCTCTGGGAACTTGACATAG aaaccaTGACCTGGTCAAGACCAGAAACTAAAGGGACAGTGCCACTTCCTCGCAGTCTCCATACAGCCAATGTAATAGGAAACAA aaTGTATGTTTTTGGTGGATGGGTTCCACAGTCAGCAGGAGGTGAAATTTCTGCTCATGATGGTGAATGGAAATGTACCGGTTCATTTTCTTATCTTAATTTGG ATACGGCAGAATGGATAGGTCTGATCTCAGATTGCCAGGAGGACAAAAGTAACTTGTTACCAGGGCCAAGAGCAGGACACTGTGCTGTAGCAGTTGGCACTCGTCTCTATATCTGGAGTGGTAGAGATGGTTACAGAAAAGCTTGGAACAATCAAGTTTGCTGCAAAGATCTTTGGTACCTTGATACTG AGAAACCTCCAGCACCATCACAAGTACAGCTGATTAGAGCTACAACCAACTCTTTTCAAGTGAAATGGGATGAAGTGCCTACAGTTGAAGGTTATCTTCTTCAGTTACATGCTGACTCACCATCAGTGGCTGGAATGCCTGGGACTGGGGTTCCGGAGACATCCGTGCTGAGTTCACAAG GTGGCTCTTCTCTACATCCAAGTCCACAACCATTGCCTAGTGTTCCTTATCCAGAAATGAAGGTGGATCATCCCAGCCAAACAAATAATGTCATTCCTAATAAT GTCCAAGTTTCCCTTTCATCCAACTCATTATTAaaagtagaaggaaaagaaaaggttgCAGCACCTGAAAACAAGATTACACAGGAGACTATGAAAAACCATGCAGATGCTACAGGATTCAAAGAACCAAATGCCCCTTCTCTGTTGCCCGTTTGTACATCAA gtgctCAGGCTTCCACAAATGTAGGTGAATTTCATGACTTGGACAAACGAACTGTAAATCCTGATGCTTCTGTCTCCAGTACCCTCTCCAGCACTCAAACTATGGTAACCCAGCAGGCTGTTAAAACTGAGTCATCAAGTACAAATGGGGCGGTTGTTAAAGATGAAACTTCACTAACAACATTCAATTCAAAATCTGAAG CTGCTGAAACTGCTTATATCATGCCTTCGACAAGGGTCAGTACTGGACAGACAAATGATTCACATTCCTCA AAAACTCCACAAAGACAAATGGCAGCGGTGAAAACACGAGACCGGCAGTGGTATGATGTTGGAATTTTTAAGAACAACAATGCTGTGGTGAGCCAGTTCTACTTGCTGCCAGAGGAAATGCTGACCCTCTCTAACAAG atggaaaatgCAGATGTACTAGACTACAGATTACTTAAGAAGCAGGATCTTTTCCCAGGCACAGTGTATAGGTTCAGAGTTGCTGCAATTAATGGCTGTGGCGTTGGGCCTTTCAGTAAAGTCAGTGAATTCAAGACTTGCATTCCGGGTTTTCCTGGAGCTCCCTCAACAGTCAAAATCACCAAG AGTGTAGACTGTATTCATCTCTCTTGGGAGCCTCCTGCCTCACcctctggaaatattttagaatattcTGCCTACTTAGCAATACGTTCCACGCAATTGCAGGAAAATCCAAGTCAGCTTGTATTTATGAGAATATACTGTGGTCTTAAAACATCATGTATAGTGACTGCTGCCCAGCTTGCTAATGCTCATGTGGATTACACTTCCCGACCTGCAATAGTGTTCAGAATCTCTGCAAAGAATGAGAGAGGATACGGACCAGCCACGCAAGTTCGATGGCTTCAAG GTGTACGTGTACAAACTTCCCATTTCTGCCCTTCTTTAGAAAAGGGGATGATTCAGAGAAAAGCGTGA